A genomic segment from Anopheles maculipalpis chromosome X, idAnoMacuDA_375_x, whole genome shotgun sequence encodes:
- the LOC126563657 gene encoding activating signal cointegrator 1 complex subunit 2, with translation MGVFGCVVFQNTGTPSSANDAGNPLNTRKITHSENGVQRSIAALHTTWKDGRCFTKYTAFLVNGEQPVSNAMLDQWANETEWFIKDMKHLLNLEHHRFWSTIVYNTTTLESILSFMQNALPFYLVPVMRAMENDHILPLYTAAHAYVFKVIVRLTTLRESETCWMEPEFYGKLVYKNFIITVPLLFDLISIYSRDNMEHVSRIIETILKLQPKYIQDLRQGLSYLLSAFTIIQTRCESELSEANASESTLNDLTLYAQDCSSVLVQLVAISATLRQICSELNVEFAISNFYDNVLIVLYRNIQEVNKHSQYLTYLNDMRVELLETFRSILSVQLEKIMESADDSLLAADKFISILTECLANNVFVNDYKTLFDIEDDLAIVQLGYKSVDQVKYDFIQKAYAKDSEPQAESSRTNSSANAEQEIDQEMSVVTAEQSEMEQKIEQNVQYIKELLPHLEAAQIRKVLCTHDNVEEAVSVLLEQDSSSSAHQSGTDVPHIPPDPLDEFYLRTGIDRLNIYDGDEFDVMVNDKVKGIIKKGKGMPGQPKTLTALLDDKSHIQQARHIYRQFDLVAENDLDDDEYDDSFEAMTESESRHVKLSKDARNAIADQELANESDSENNESEEEQEANQNQSLAFCENPELARKRYEEKLNSKYLRRHGGPAASGPREADVRGNPKGQGQDSKVLLNRRHKNENKALSGNHNRKQGASYKRNRGMMPS, from the exons ATGGGGGTCTTTGGATGTGTAGTGTttcagaacactggcactccTTCGTCGGCG AACGATGCCGGGAATCCCTTGAACACACGCAAGATAACACACTCAGAAAATGGTGTACAGCGCAGTATTGCCGCCCTG CATACCACCTGGAAAGATGGACGATGCTTCACGAAGTACACTGCCTTTCTGGTGAACGGAGAACAACCCGTAAGCAATGCCATGCTAGACCAGTGGGCAAATGAAACGGAATGGTTTATTAAGGATATGAAACATCTGTTAAATCTAGAACATCACAG ATTTTGGTCTACAATCGTTTACAACACCACCACGCTGGAAAGTATTTTGTCGTTCATGCAGAATGCTTTACCATTCTACCTTGTGCCGGTAATGAGAGCGATGGAAAATGACCATATCTTGCCACTCTACACCGCTGCCCATGCGTACGTCTTCAAAGTAATTGTGCGGCTAACGACCCTGCGGGAAAGCGAAACCTGCTGGATGGAGCCAGAGTTTTATGGCAAGCTTGTGTAtaaaaatttcatcatcaccgtACCACTGCTGTTTGATTTGATATCGATCTACAGCCGTGATAATATGGAGCACGTTTCGCGCATAATTGAAACCATCTTAAAGCTTCAGCCGAAGTACATTCAGGATCTAAGGCAGGGTTTAAGCTACCTGTTGAGT GCATTCACAATCATTCAAACGCGCTGCGAATCGGAACTATCGGAAGCGAACGCGTCCGAATCTACGCTGAACGATCTGACATTGTACGCGCAGGATTGTAGCAGCGTGCTGGTGCAGCTGGTTGCAATCTCCGCCACGCTGCGTCAGATATGTTCCGAACTGAATGTAGAGTTTGCGATTAGCAACTTTTACGACAATGTGCTTATCGTGCTGTACCGTAACATTCAGGAGGTAAACAAGCATTCGCAGTATTTAACCTATCTGAACGATATGCGTGTGGAGCTGCTGGAAACGTTTCGGTCAATATTGAGCGTTCAGCTGGAGAAAATAATGGAGAGTGCAGACGATAGTTTGCTAGCGGCGGACAAGTTTATCAGCATCCTTACCGAGTGTCTGGCAAACAACGTTTTCGTTAACGATTATAAAACTCTGTTCGATATCGAGGACGATTTGGCAATCGTGCAGCTAGGGTACAAATCGGTCGATCAGGTAAAGTATGACTTCATACAGAAAGCTTACGCGAAGGATAGTGAACCGCAGGCGGAGAGCAGTCGTACCAACTCGAGTGCAAACGCAGAGCAGGAAATTGATCAGGAGATGAGCGTGGTGACTGCGGAACAGTCGGAGATGGAGCAAAAAATCGAACAGAATGTGCAGTACATCAAGGAACTATTGCCACATCTAGAGGCAGCACAGATACGCAAAGTCCTCTGCACGCACGATAACGTTGAGGAAGCGGTTAGCGTACTGCTCGAGCAGGACAGTTCCAGTTCGGCGCACCAGTCAGGCACCGATGTGCCGCATATTCCACCCGATCCGCTGGATGAGTTCTATCTGCGCACCGGTATCGATCGGTTAAACATTTACGATGGTGATGAGTTTGACGTAATGGTAAACGACAAGGTAAAAGGTATCATCAAAAAGGGCAAGGGTATGCCAGGCCAGCCCAAAACACTCACCGCACTGTTGGACGACAAAAGCCACATACAGCAGGCGCGTCACATCTACCGGCAGTTTGATCTGGTCGCGGAAAATGATTTAGATGACGACGAGTACGACGATTCGTTCGAAGCCATGACGGAAAGCGAATCGCGCCACGTGAAACTGTCCAAGGATGCACGGAACGCTATCGCCGATCAGGAGCTGGCCAACGAGAGCGATAGCGAGAACAACGAAAGCGAGGAGGAGCAAGAAGCGAATCAAAATCAATCACTTGCTTTCTGCGAAAATCCTGAGCTGGCGCGCAAACGGTACGAGGAGAAATTAAATAGCAAGTACCTTCGGAGACACGGTGGACCAGCGGCCTCCGGGCCGCGGGAAGCCGATGTACGAGGCAATCCGAAGGGCCAAGGGCAGGATAGTAAGGTACTGTTGAATCGAAGACACAAGAATGAGAATAAGGCGTTGAGTGGTAATCACAATCGTAAGCAGGGGGCTAGCTATAAACGGAATCGTGGCATGATGCCTTCCTAG